In Aegilops tauschii subsp. strangulata cultivar AL8/78 chromosome 3, Aet v6.0, whole genome shotgun sequence, one genomic interval encodes:
- the LOC109778455 gene encoding tuliposide A-converting enzyme 2, chloroplastic translates to MASNTAPAPAADDELMHEFGPLLRVYKSGRIERPLVLPPVAPGPDPSTGVQSKDVDLGAYSARLYLPPSAAAATAAKLPVIVYVHGGGFVAESAKSPNYHRFLNDLSSACPALGVSLDYRLAPEHPLPAAYDDCLDALRWVLSAADPWVAAHGDLDRVFVAGDSAGANICHHVAIQPGAARLGGAVLIHPWFWGSETVGEETRDPAARARGAGLWMFACPGTTGMDDPRMNPMAPGAPGLGALACERVMVCTAEGDFLRWRGRAYAEALAAAGKGVEMLETDGEGHVFYLFKPDCDKAKEMLDRIVAFVNAAA, encoded by the coding sequence ATGGCGTCCAACACCGCACCTGCACCCGCCGCCGACGACGAGCTGATGCACGAGTTCGGCCCGCTCCTCCGAGTCTACAAGAGCGGCCGCATCGAGCGCCCCCTCGTGCTCCCGCCCGTCGCACCAGGGCCCGACCCCTCCACCGGCGTCCAGTCCAAGGACGTCGACCTCGGTGCCTACTCCGCCCGCCTCTACCTGCCCCCATCCGCCGCGGCCGCCACGGCGGCGAAGCTCCCCGTCATCGTCTACGTCCACGGCGGCGGCTTCGTGGCCGAGTCGGCAAAGTCCCCCAACTACCACCGCTTCCTCAACGATCTGTCCTCCGCCTGCCCGGCCCTCGGCGTCTCCCTCGACTACCGCCTCGCGCCGGAGCACCCGCTCCCGGCGGCCTACGACGACTGCCTCGACGCGCTCCGCTGGGTGCTCTCCGCGGCCGACCCCTGGGTCGCGGCGCACGGCGACCTCGACCGCGTCTTCGTGGCCGGCGACAGCGCCGGCGCCAACATCTGCCACCACGTCGCCATCCAGCCGGGCGCCGCGCGCCTCGGGGGCGCGGTGCTGATCCACCCCTGGTTCTGGGGCTCCGAGACCGTGGGGGAGGAGACACGCGACCCCGCGGCGCGCGCCCGGGGCGCGGGGCTCTGGATGTTCGCGTGCCCGGGCACCACCGGCATGGACGACCCGCGGATGAACCCCATGGCGCCCGGCGCGCCGGGGCTGGGGGCGCTGGCGTGCGAGCGGGTGATGGTGTGCACGGCGGAGGGCGACTTCCTCAGGTGGCGCGGCCGCGCgtacgcggaggcgctggccgcCGCCGGCAAGGGAGTGGAAATGCTGGAGACGGACGGGGAGGGCCACGTCTTCTACCTCTTCAAGCCCGACTGCGACAAGGCCAAGGAGATGCTCGACAGGATCGTGGCCTTCGTTAACGCGGCAGCTTGA
- the LOC109778443 gene encoding DEAD-box ATP-dependent RNA helicase 35A has protein sequence MPPGAAAAAKSDDEDDYEEYIPVSKRRAMEADRLRHQRLSKPAAAASAGSLPPPPPPPTANPAAAPDDAAPAAKPSLLVTSTQLKRAAPEVTATEQIILQEKEMIDNLSNKNTLMSVRELAKGITYTEPLRTGWKPPLRLRRMPRTKADELRRKWHILVEGDEIPPPARDFRDLRFPEPVLRMLREKGIVQPTPIQVQGLPVVLSGRDMIGIAFTGSGKTLVFVLPLIMVALQEEMLMPIVPGEGPFGMIICPSRELAKQTYDVIDMFLTPLKQAGFPEIRPLLCIGGIDMRTQLDVVKKGVHIVVATPGRLKDLLAKKKMNLDNCRYLTLDEADRLVDLGFEDDIREVFDHFKAQRQTLLFSATMPKKIQNFAKSALVKPVIVNVGRAGAANLDVIQEVEYVKEDARIIYLLECLQKTPPPVLIFCENKADVDYIHEYLLLKGVEAVAIHGGKDQEERQNAIEFFKNGKKDVLVATDVASKGLDFPDIQHVINYDMPAEIENYVHRIGRTGRCGKTGIATTFINKNQTETTLLDLKHLLKEAKQRIPPVLAELVDPLEDAEAIAKESGVKGCAFCGGLGHRLADCPKLEHQKSVAIAGSRRDYYGGGGYRGEI, from the exons ATGCCCCCCGGCGCGGCGGCCGCCGCCAAATCCGATGACGAGGACGACTACGAGGAGTACATCCCCGTCTCCAAGCGCAGGGCCATGGAGGCCGACCGCCTCCGCCACCAGCGCCTCTccaagcccgccgccgccgcctccgcgggCTCCCTACcaccgcccccgcccccgccgacggccaaccccgccgccgcccccgatGACGCAGCCCCCGCCGCCAAGCCCAGCCTCCTCGTCACGTCCACGCAGCTCAAGCGCGCGGCCCCGGAGGTCACCGCCACCGAGCAGATCATCCTGCAGGAGAAGGAGATGATCGACAACCTCTCCAACAAGAACACGCTCATGTCCGTGCGGGAGCTCGCCAAGGGCATCACCTACACCGAGCCGCTCCGCACCGGCTGGAAGCCGCCGCTGCGGCTCCGCCGCATGCCGCGCACCAAGGCCGACGAGCTCCGCCGCAAGTGGCACATCCTCGTCGAAGGCGACGAGATCCCGCCGCCCGCCCGCGACTTCCGTGACCTCCGCTTCCCCGAGCCCGTCCTCCGGATGCTCCGCGAGAAGGGCATCGTGCAGCCCACGCCCATCCAGGTGCAGGGGCTTCCCGTGGTGCTCTCCGGGCGCGACATGATCGGCATCGCCTTCACCGGGTCAGGGAAGACTCTGGTGTTCGTGCTGCCCCTCATCATGGTGGCGCTGCAAGAGGAGATGTTGATGCCTATTGTGCCTGGGGAGGGCCCGTTTGGCATGATCATTTGCCCATCACGGGAGCTGGCCAAGCAGACATATGATGTCATCGACATGTTCCTCACTCCACTCAAGCAGGCTGGATTCCCAGAAATACGACCATTGCTTTGCATTGGGGGTATAGACATGAGGACACAACTcgatgtggtgaagaagggcgTACATATTGTGGTGGCCACACCTGGACGGCTCAAGGATCTTCTCGCCAAGAAGAAGATGAACCTTGACAATTGCAG GTATTTAACTTTAGATGAAGCTGATAGGCTTGTTGATCTTGGATTTGAAGATGACATTCGGGAGGTTTTTGACCATTTCAAGGCACAAAGGCAAACCCTTCTTTTTTCTGCCACTATGCCCAAGAAGATTCAGAACTTTGCAAAGAGCGCCCTCGTAAAGCCAGTTATCGTCAATGTTGGAAGAGCTGGAGCAGCAAATCTTGATGTCATCCAAGAAGTTGAGTATGTCAAGGAAGATGCCAGAATTATATATCTCCTTGAATGCCTTCAAAAGACTCCACCTCCTGTTCTTATATTTTGTGAAAACAAAGCTGATGTTGACTACATCCATGAGTATCTTCTTCTAAAGGGGGTGGAAGCTGTTGCAATCCACGGAGGCAAAGATCAGGAGGAGAGGCAAAACGCGATTGAGTTCTTCAAGAATGGAAAGAAGGATGTTTTGGTGGCTACTGATGTTGCCTCAAAGGGTCTTGATTTCCCTGATATCCAGCACGTGATTAACTATGATATGCCTGCCGAAATAGAGAACTATGTCCACAGGATTGGTCGAACTGGTCGATGCGGGAAAACGGGAATAGCAACCACGTTCATCAACAAGAACCAGACAGAGACCACGCTTCTTGACCTCAAGCACCTGCTCAAGGAAGCGAAGCAAAGAATACCACCAGTGCTTGCTGAGCTCGTTGACCCGCTGGAGGATGCTGAAGCTATTGCCAAGGAGAGTGGTGTCAAAGGATGTGCATTCTGTGGTGGGCTTGGGCATCGTCTTGCTGACTGTCCAAAGCTGGAGCACCAGAAGTCCGTGGCGATTGCCGGCTCCAGAAGAGATTACTACGGCGGTGGAGGTTACCGTGGAGAAATATGA